The following are encoded together in the Lytechinus variegatus isolate NC3 chromosome 19, Lvar_3.0, whole genome shotgun sequence genome:
- the LOC121406390 gene encoding THAP domain-containing protein 2-like, which translates to MVNMKQASLNSSKSSVLCSDYFEDACFDWTGQTIRLRQDAAPTIFDFPPRLKNDPNQGIPGKNFDFANNLLDTAKTPVPKSSAPSFLEDHYYSIPESPRGVKWKLTPIMDCY; encoded by the exons ATGGTCAATATGAAGCAAGCTTCATtgaattcctccaagagctctgtactctgttctgattattttgaagatgcttgctttgACTGGACTGGGCAAACGATTCGTCTTAGACAGGATGCTGCCCCAACCATATTTGATTTCCCGCCTCGTCTTAA AAATGACCCAAACCAAGGAATTCCTGGAAAGAATTTCGATTTTGCAAACAACCTCCTAGATACTGCAAAGACACCTGTACCAAAGTCTTCAGCACCTTCATTTCTCGAGGACCACTACTACTCAATACCAGAAAGTCCAAGAGGAGTAAAGTGGAAGTTAACACCAATAATGGACTGTTATTAA